The sequence ccatcagatgttaatatcgagggtggtgtctaactttgtaagtaaatcacggccccaaatattgaggtggacagggagcacaaaagggcggattgtagcaagggcacggcctcctggtttagagaccgtgacccaagacaaactttggcgcccgggtttgctacccccaatcccccacaactctttagaaggaaccgtaggccaactaaccggccactccagatcacgaatcactgtaacgtcagctccagtgtccaccagccctgtaaaaggaacatcatttaagagaagtattaactgaggtttcgaggggcagactgacattgtcagagcaacaagtggagaagacgcgctgtgagacggcgagtgagacaacgtagatccaaagcctcctccgccccgagttcgatcctcggcagctggcacctgataggggactaaaatcaactgtgcaattgaccgtccacgcgggagcgactgtggaagatgagtccacacctgaaccttaataatgccagtgtaatcagcatcaatgacccctggaatgacaaaaaagccccgtttcccagcatgtgagcgagggagaacaagacctacaaagccggcagggagaggtcccatcacctgtgtaggtatggcacagacctcccctggcagccaaaagtcagtgtcctcctgcaatctgttggtaaaatccaaaaaggactctaaggcaccctgacggatactgacaaagcttttggtaggcttgcctgaatccgggaccttcttaaAAGcgtgctgggcacaggtggaaataatggggaagacggcctgagggagttgagactgcatctcaatagtagcaaactggccctcccctgccaaatgctcataaatgataccttgctctctatatacctgggcttggcgttctgccatctgccgatactcactaagccaaataacatactgactgggtgacaacatcatgcgcagcagcgttttccaatcctcagggattagggagtacccagcacccatcccttcaatgagaccacgcacaaaggtgctagtcaggccaaattcacgaattgctttctttacctctctaaccaccgagtatggcagagtggtccaggtgcccacggggttgccctggtcatcattctgccaggtcaccgggcaaacggagaccagatcagccagctcctctgctgtaagatctgatcgagctttcgctgcgtgaaccatttgttgcaccagcgaaagcttctgagcagatgcagatgactctccggggggccccacgcggggagggtgatcacacaccggctccggtggggaaggccaggaaggcggtggtaatagaggcactgggggcgaagcagggggagggatggctgcaggagcggacgggggtggcaggatcggcagctcctctgttggggctggagagggcctttccgaggcgacacgctgtgtcgcatcgccaggaggggggatggctgcaggggcggacgggggcggcgagagcaccagcctcgcgagggagggtctgtccgaggcgacacgctgtaccacgtcgcggcagaggtgccaggcatgtaaagcctgcacgggtgcccgaggctctttgtgcaatgtctggcccaatcgctcccagtccgctagcttaaggcttccagcttcaggataccacgggcacttggcacgcacctcctgtagcaggagagtgagttctcgagccgggcagtcatgctgagccttacgcagcaaatactgcagctcattacggtgttgcacttgcaaagcagagagggagcttcccatacttaccacaatgaaaaatactcaccaggatccacgaagtggatgagtgacgcgtctgaaacccttgccgggcgaggtgagtgctgagggccccacgttgggcgccagttgttgcggttcagtgatgagacagaacacagctttatgcaagcaaacaggctggtcagcggagatgggctgttctgcccccctgccttccaccttctccttttattatatttctccccctaagcattacacactgctacacaaaggaatgtatgacgttgattcatatgcttagttaccatcctctatctactacaatcctggttctcaggccttgagcccaggctaaagaaacctcccacagttgctgtccaaacaatcaagttctcagggttcatatctagcccttgtccttggatagcgcaatgtgtgcattgctcctaggaaacagtcagggtgtgccccgcctgcttccaggtggaatagctagacattaacccttcatctgcCCTTTGATATAATCAGAGGCAGATCTAATGGGCAGCCAATTAAGCAATGTTGACCAGGCCCACCAGCTAATGTATACATACAGCTGTAATGCTCAGAGAGTGCTTCAAAGCTGGGAGCTCAGCAGAGCTCACCTCTGGCTACACAGAACTGGGGCTCTCCTCTTTCCTGCAGGCCATGTTCTTCCCTCATTGTAGACTGACTCGGTTACTTTGCATCTGTTTTGGGGTGGGAAGGATTTAAGCCTGCCCAGCCAACTCAGTTGAATCAGCCATGCAATCTCCTTGACTTGGGGATGTGAGGAGAAAATCACCACTGTTCTGGGAGCAAAATTAGTGGAGCATCTCTCTTGTTTGGGGGGAAAGAAATCATTCAACAGTCTTCTCCTTTGAAAGTTTGGAGGGTGGGACAAAGAGAGAGGAGACTTGACAGTACGGAAAGAAGATTgaagaaaaaacccacaaaccctTCACATGGGGTTGGAAATTATGGTCCTTATCTCCTGGTGGATGAGAAGAGAAATGGAAAGGCCCCCAATTTCCAAGAACAGCCACATGAGTGTAGGTAGCATCATGGGTAGTGAGTGAGTGGAAGAATAAGTGGGGGTAGAgtttggaggaaaggaaggagataGAAAACAACTGAGAGAGGGAGTGGGTAAGATTGATATAAAAGAGGGAGATACACTCCTCCATGAgctctaacagggtggcttgtccTTTAAGGGCTGGGGCTAGCCAAGCCTGATTATAGACTGAGGTATACCTGGGACAGATCTGGGTGACTGTCTCCTAAAGAGCATCAGGAGGCTGCAGTGAAGTGGGGAAATTTAGGAAAttatagaaaatgtaaaagggtCCTGCAGGGAAGTTCTTGAGACCAAAAGAGCTGTGATAGAGAGGAGCCACAGTGAGCAGGAGGCTCCTGCCAGAAACCCAAACTGAGAGGTGAGTTTGGGCCTGAAATCTAGACTATCTTGCTGGCGAAGGCTGAGCTTCAGTCACGTAAAGCTTGGGAGTACTGGGCCCAGCTCCTGCTAGAGACACTAACTAGGAGAAAAGTTTTGTGGCCTGAAAGCCAGAGGactgagctccagctggggaaagTCCGAGAAATGTTGAACAGTGACATACATCTGGGAGGAAGGGCTGGGAACTCCCTGCCTAAAGGAAGCGAGTGAATGGGGTCTAAAGGGCCAGTATATGTGGACTCAGTAAGTGGGACCCCAGAGGGGAATGTTTTAATTACCTGTGGACTACGTGTTAAAGGGCCCTGAAGATGGGAGAAATAGGGCACCACAGAGTGATCTAGGGCCATGAAAGGGTCATCAGGCCttgttacaagaaggaagaaGGGGAGAAACTGAAAGGATATGAAGCAAACAGGAAAGAACATAAGACAAAGAAAAGGGTTGGTGggcaaggaagaaagaaaagtaacAACTTATTATTACAGCTTATAGTGCAGAAGACCGAGAGagtgaaataaaaaaagagaggaaaagatacacaaaaatacagaaggaggaaagaaaagtagagagaaggaagaaaaataggGAGTACAGTAAGCTTATTAATTTAGATAAAGTTTAATTAACTTACACATTCCCACTTCTTTCTACTGAGAAGGACATATCCACACACAAAATAAGCTTCTCATGAGGCTCCTCCCTTCCTATTGTAACAAACAAATACCCAACACATAGAGATAGTGACCAGAGAAGAAAAACAGCCGTTCCTGGGAGGCGCATAGCACTCCTTAATGTTTTGGTCTCCTAGAACAGAACTTTACCTCTTGTTTAATggcaagtgcttgactttgaagTCCTAGTCTCCCCTGATCACTTTACTTCATAAATTAACGTGTTAATTGTACACACAGTGCTGTCTATTAGGGAGGTGTGTATTTGACAGCCTCCAGCTGTGTATTTGCAGGGATCCTGTTGTAGAAATCATTACAACGAGCAGTTTCACAGCCTTTTTAATGCACTCTTAAAAGTAACAATTATGGAGGCCTTAACATTTGCAGCTGAAACATGTTTCGAGAATGGCTCATTCAGCTGCCTAAGCATGATGTTAGATTCAATTGAAGAATGCCAATTTAGCCTTACGCCACATATCATCCAACTAACACTGTAAGAGCTATTCTTTCTTTAATCCCCCTCCCTGATTCCCCCAACTTTTATAGCATGTACTTCAGAAATTCTTTTGTAATGGGTCCCATCTGTTCTTAATTTCATGCCTAAACACCAAGGGCCAGAATAGGAAACTCTTGCTCACCTTGACTACTTATGTGAGTAACTGCTTATTTGAGTGGTTTGCAGTATGGCCCCAAGAAAGCTTCAAGTACATTTCATTTATTCatagcaaatttatttgacctTTCAAATGTACTGGCCACTACTACAATTAATTTTTCTAGTTTTGTGACACTCATGAGCAGAGTGGCCATCTGTTTCTACAAGTCTTGGATTTTCCCTCCCAGTCTACTCGGCTGTTGATTCAAACACCtgcaataataagtaaataacttttttaaaattagagaAACTACAGTCCAGCTGATGTTGAAAATATAAACCTACTGTAAAACAAAAATTACCATTCCACTGCATACTTTTCTTACCAATTAAAACTACAGGGGCAGCTCTAAAACATTATCCATGAGTTGGTATAATGGTATCCATAAAGGCTCCCATACCTACCATCAAGACACACAGCCTAATCAACAGCTGATAAATTACTTTTTACCTCTACAACCAAATGTATGTTGGGGATGGGAGAATGGAGGGGGAATAATAAACATCTCATAGGGTCGGATACAAACACCTGCATTTTCAGCTGGACCCGTGTACCTGTGGCTGCAGCTAGAATAAGTTTGGCAAGAAAACAAAAGTAAGCAGTTTCCCTTCCCCTTCTCACACAAACTTCTTGTTTCTAAaaccagaaaaagaaaatcatcaaaaggccaaaaaaaaaaaaaaattcagtggaaCTCAAAGATGCTTGACCCAGGGAGACAGAGATCTCTGtaatataaacagaaaaaaaaaaaaagagggaaatagCTTGCAGACGAATAATTGGGGAAGCTTGACCCTGGtattgagggagagagagaagaatgaaGACTTgtgaaatgtaaatgaaaaatactTCAGTATAAGCATTTACAGACCAACTAGAATCCCACCTAGCCACAGAATGCTtcaatatgtattttttaaaagcaatttaagGTGCTGCTTATTTTAACAATAACTTCACAGAACTCTGTAATTTGTGATTTAAAATCCATTGAGTAGCTACATACAATCTCTCACAGGTATTCTATTTCCACAAGTCCTTTAAAGTAGGCAACATTCTGAACAGGCATCCCTACGTTACAGAGCATTCTCCTTGAACATACAGGGAACCTGCACAGCTGGAATAACACAGTTGGTTCTAAAGCATTTGAAACATAAAATCAAGATTAAGATtaactgaaacatttttcttAGTGATAAATTTAAGCAAATTGAATGTAATTGCCTCGGTTTCATTCAAAGCCAGGGTCTGAGCCGACGTTCCACTGAAGTATTCTTCCTGGCTTTTGCAAGCCTAAGTACATGACATCATTTGGACAATTTGCACATATTTATACAATTTGTCATCATTTTGTCCTTACAGTCTGGAGAGCTACAGGATTTGCCTGCAGGCTTACTTTTCCCCCTGCACAGGATGCTTTATGAGAATCATGTGCTTgcaatactatttttaaaaactgaaaaatgtaagTAAACATTGGGAACCTACTTCATAGTTAAGGGCTGATATGAAGAACATATCTTAGCAGATAAATGGGAGCTTGAAAATTCTAAACCTCAGCAAGGATGCAGACACAAAAGCTTTCTTTCTAAGGCTACTTTTGACTTGGGCCTTGATAGCATGGGCCAGGAGTAGTATTTCTGTAGGGGTAGGTTAATTTTGTTGTAAGTACCAAATGTAATCTACTCCGGTAAGTATCATTTTATTGTATGACTTTGCACAAGACTAAAGGATTATCAAAAGTATTAGGGCACCAACGGACACAGGCTTCATGGAACTCAAAGCCTGGGTTTGTTAACAGCAGTACTATGCATATTCGGGGCTTTCCTCAGACTGGATAGCTAGACCTGGACTGCATCCAGtcagtaaggccctgatcctgatcaTTGTCTTCAATGAGCCTAGGATCAAGCCCTAATCGAATCATGCCAACAGTTTGTAATTTTCTGAATGGTGTCTCAGTACAAACCGTAAAAATTTAGAGTTACAAGGGACTGCAAGAGGTCATCTACttgaccccccccatccccccccgcgCTATGACAGGACCATCCCTGACTGGCggttttctaacctgttctttgaAACCTCCAAGGacagggattccataacctccttaggtaacctgTCCTAGTGCTTCTCTATCCTGGTTTGGAGGGGACGTTGGGAGGGGAGGATGAGAGTGACATGCCATACTTTAGGGGAGTAATATGTACACTTGGAAGGGGCCACGAGGCTCTGAAAGCTGGAAATCACTCTAGTTTGATTCAGGCTCAGGGAAGTCTGTGATGGAGGCGTGTGACGAGAACAGAGCTGATACATGGAAGCTAAGCTGTGGAAGGCCTCAAAGGCCAGGACGAGAAGCTTGATTTTGATACAGAAGATGAAAGGAAGCCACTGAAGGGATTTTTAAGTTGACCGTGTGACCTTAAGAGATACAAAGATTCTGCAAACAGGCACAGCTAATTAaaataggtttgtttgtttttaaccctaTTATTACTTCATGAACATACCATGGACGTTAACAAGCTACTACTACGACATATATATAACCCAGGGATTgccaacctttggcacgcagcccgccaggaaagccgctggtgggccgggccagtttgtttccctgcagcgtccgcaggtttggccgatcgcagctctaCCCCATCACAGTTTCTTGCGACTCAAGTACCTAAACCAACAGACAAACTaaggcaccaatcctgcaaagacttaggtATGTGCTCAACTAGACGTATTGtctgtaaatctttgcaggatctggacctCCACATCTGTCAATGACTCCAGACCACACAAGCACATTTACTCACAATCCAACTTCTAATCAGTATGCACACAGGTTACCAACTCACGTATTTGGTACAGTGTGATATCTTGAGAGAAAAGGCAATGGCCTGCCCATCTCAATGGGTACCCTAGAATAAATTTGTTAACTAACTACAAAAGAGTCCATAAAACCAGATGAGGCATGACAGAATTAAAATCTTTAGGTCAGAGGCTCAGCTGTGGCAAAGAGCCAGCTGTGTCACTGCCAGTTGGGCTATGCATATTACCATTACAATTATATCTAGGGGAAATGACTTCATGCACAGGGTATGGCCTGAATATTAAAAATTCCTTGAGCAAAATGAAAGGAGCATTACAGTATGATAGGAAAAGAGTGCAAAcatgtttcattttatttcaacACTGCACTCCAGCAGATGCAATGGTAAGCAAAGGAAATTGCTAGGTCTCAGTTTCATGTTCCACGGTTTTACTGATTGGTGGACAGATTTACAGCACATGTAAGAAACAATTAGAATAGGGACTCCACCAACAACAAAGCGAGAGAATAAATTCCGATAATGAGACGGGAAAAGTACAAGGTAGAAATGATCTATGTGCTTGCATTCAGGGTATAAAATGTCAAAAAGCCCTATGTCAGCGTGAATTGCACTAGGCAACAGCTGGTGTACAGATTAcgcgtgctctctctctttctctctctttctctctctctccttcctcccctttcTTTTATAGGTTTCTTTCCAAAAAACTAGAGAGTTCCCTGAAACACACTGCTATTTATTGGCTGTCAACTGAATAACCATAAATGTTTGGTTGGGAGCGCAAAAAAGAAAGGTTGGGGGGagctgggaaaaaaaaacttcaaagttTTCCTGATCACTTTGAATAGAAAACAAATCTACTGTTTAGTTTCTAAATTGTCAATTTCAATAAAAGCAGAAGTTTTTCAGGGTTACGgaaattgctttttattttttcccccttgctgtgTTGGATATAGTAGCTGAGTGTCACATTCAAATAAAAGTAAGGAGAaggtcgggggagggggcggggggaggagaaaagtGTGAAATGGTGAAACACCACTGCAACCGGGTACAACTAAAAGAAACTTGTTGCTCATTCATAGCATCTAGTTACATTATCTACTGGTAGAGGACAATATAGTATCCAAATTGGAATTTGGCTGTGAACTTGGGGTTAGCCCAtcccaaagaaaacaaacatacaGATGTGCAGTATTTTATTTGGGGTTTGCTACTCACTGAACTTCCTTAACCCCCATTTAACCAgcgtttaaattaaaaatatccatgagCAGAAGGACTAGCCTGTGGATGTTTAGCCTTCTTTTACCATGCTTGTCATTCCACAGCATTCCTAGGTTTCCTAGTGCTACTATTGTACCAAAGCAGTGCGATTAAACTGACTGACTCGTGGCATTAGAATGTGTCCAAGATATCATGTTGTTAAATCAAGGAAGCAAGAATCTTGTGGTCTTACATTTGTCCTTGTTATCATGTATGGGTTTCTACAACAGTGCAAGCTTCGCTTTGGTTTGTGACTGATTTAACAGCTGTCATATGCTTTTTAAGAATAAGCAAGAAAATGAGCCATTGGATGAGGTTGTCTAATGTTcagcatttaatttttaaagaagcTATATATTTAGAATCCAACTGgttaatttaccaagggttgtggtggattttccagtctctgacaatatttaaatcaaggttgggtATTtgtctaaaagctatgctctcaGAATTATTTTGGCGAAGCTTTATGTCCTGCATTATAtgggaggtcagattagataatcacaatggtcccttctggccttggaatccatgtaAAATGtatgaatttttgaaatgttgaTAATACCTGTTTTCATGCAGAATGTTGGCTGTTTTTTAAccagctcattttttaaaatttcaaaccctcAGAAAACGGTTGGGAAATGTTTGCATCTTTCATCCAGTTCCAACTTAGAGCCGGATTGGACCCAGCCTTTGAGTGGTAGCAAAGAGACTATGtcccattaccagcaggagagtgagtttgtgtgtggggcggcggagggtgagaaaacctggatttgtgctggagatggcccaacttgatgatcactttagataagctattaccagcaggacagtggggtgggaggaggtattgtttcatggtctctgtgtgtatataatgtcttctgcagtttccatggtatgcatccgatgaagtgagctgtagctcacgaaagctcatgctcaaataaattggttagtctctaaggtgccacaagtactccttttctttttatgtcccATTAGGCGCCCGTTGCAGGAATTGGGCACACTGGAAGACGTTGCAGTGAGGGAACACAAGAATTGCTCCCCGCTACCAGTGCTCAATTGTGTGAAAAGATTGGGAGAGGCAGGACCATGGCAGATTACAGAGGAAAGTGTACACTGTATCTTCTGTATGAGTAGTGAAATGGCTGCCCTCCCTTAGAGCTGTGGAAGGTGTTGGACAGTGGCTCCTAGAACCCATGTTTGTGATGTGTGTCTCCACAACACCTCAGCAAAGGAATGTGGTTATTTCCCACCATTTATCTTAAAATGGACAAAAGAGTTCAACATCTCCAATATTTCTACAAAGTCAGTTTTAATGGTACATTTAATGAGGGAAATACAATGGAAACTTGCATTTCTGTGGAAATGTATACAATCAATGGCATAAACTGGCCCATGTCTGTTATGGCAAGATGAACTTGATGTTATGAGCtcggtgaaaccttgttatgggttgagttaaaatgTCATTGAGATTGAGAGGTGTGAATTCATCCTTCAATATACATGACTTTAAGGATAAGCCCCTCCTAAGACAATAGAAGTATGTGAACACACCCAGGAGTTTttcctgagtgtgtgtgtgtgtgtgtgtgtgtgtgtgtgtgtgtgtgtgtgaaggcaaaacagacaaaaaactgagaaaaggtgagagaggtGGAGACAGCTtgaaggagcagctgaaagtaCAGGAGCTGACCCTGCAAGAAAGAAACTGGGGAAGAGGCTTTTGTTCAGAGGTGCAGCTGGAAAAAGGTGTTCTTGGTGCAATGTGAACAAGAAGCTGTTTCCTGACCTTtgattccttctgtgttcagagagcagactttgtacattctttataaataaacaaacctgCAACAAAGAAATACCtatcatccatttctcctcctaactggaACAACCTGTTCGACCCTGATtttttttggctagctgttcagGTTAAAAGGGTCAACAGTATTATATACATGTCTATGGGCCTTCCACAACCAGCTGCCTATCTAGTTGGAAGTCATATGCTGACATTTCCATGTTTGTGTGGtttaaatgtatattttcatGTTGCAGGCACAAACTATCTATTATAGTGTACATGTAGAAATGGGTATGGACGGCAACTCTTCTGAGTGTTTAGGTCTGGATCTGTTTCAAACCTTGTGGCTTGAGCCGATCTCTAATGATGATTATTCAGCCATCTCCTCCGCAGTGTAGGCTGTTTCCACAGCAGGGACAGGAAATTCAGCAAGGCTGCCCTTGTGGGTCCCTACACATTCTTCCCTTGAGAGACATGTGCTTGCTTCCCCAGTCCCACTTAAGAGGAAGCAGGGAATTTGGCCCACCCAAACCACTGgtctttggtgaatccatggaaGTACCGTCTATCTCTTCAGAGACCCAGGAGCAGGACAGACAAGGCCTACACTGCCAGCTCTGGGTCCAGAACCTCCTCTTGCACAGATCAGAGGAGATTCTGTTAAGGGTGACACCATGGCAACCAGTCCTACACAGATTCCATCCAGATCCTCTTCTTTGTCATTCAGGGCTTGGGCACTCATCCTACAGATCCCTCAAGGGATCATCATCAGGGTAAAAATAGCTTGACTTGGCACGGTGTTTCACTTTTCAGTGAATGAGTAAAATGTTCCAGATCTCTGAGCCACAGACTTGAGGCTCACACATTTACTCGCAGCTTATATCCCAATCGTTCTGGAGCATGAGGGTAAAAAAGCAAGGTTTCTAAAGGCATCGCTGACGGCTGTGAAATTAATGTCTTGTCTTTGGAATTAAAAATTCTGGATTTTTAGATGCTGTAAATcactgtagctccactgacttcagcttaAGATTTCAGTATATTGCAGGATTATTCCTACCCTATGCCTTCCATCTTTGGATCTCAAAAAGTGCTTTACAggcattaattaagcctcaaaaCACCCCTGTGATGTACAGATTATAAGCATTATCCCATTAGGCTTATGGGAAATGGacagaggctgggattttcagaagtgctcaatGCTGGCCCAACTCtgatcctactgaaatcaatgagagtgtTATAATTGACATGAAAGGGAACAGAGTTAGGCTAGCagcaaaggccagattttcaaaggtatttaggtgctgatAGATGCCTCGTGGCATTTTCAAcagcacctaagcaggttaggcactATGTTAGGGCACACCCAGCCCCAGCATTCATCCAGGCCTTGCTCTGAGGTGTTCTGGTGTTTCTACCCATCAGTCCAAACGTACGAGGGTCAGCCCTCTGTTTGAGCCCTGGGTAGTCCGCCCCAGCCAGGATTTGTCAATAAACACAAATGAAACATCCCACAGCTGGCAAAGAGTCTTCTTCCCTCCAAAGGCTTCTGTAAAGCAATGGGCCTCCAGTAGATTCACAGGCTACTTGCAGAGAATAGTCCCATCATAAGTGGACCCACATCAGGTCCTCCCTTCTTTCAGGGAGGAATTGACTGAGGAGTCCTTGTATTTAGCCAGGTGTTGCTCCAGGAGCTAAGGACTAGAGAGCTGCTCTCCTTGCTGGTCTGCCATCAGCTGAGCTGGATTTCTCCCTGTTAAGCTGCTCCCTCCAATTGTGACATCTCacaggtggggcagggcaaggtcACCTGAGTCCACTTTAACCCTGTGTTGCCCAATGTGGCTTCATATacaccaaactcccattgatttcaatgggatttaggcacttgaaTATTTTTGAAGGATCTGGACCTCCCTTTCTGCTTTTCCTTGTTTAAGACATGTaacctctctgtctcagtttccctatgttTATGCCTCCTAGAGGAGTTCTGAGGATTAATGTTTTTCTAAAGTATGTCAAATGT is a genomic window of Lepidochelys kempii isolate rLepKem1 chromosome 1, rLepKem1.hap2, whole genome shotgun sequence containing:
- the LOC140914903 gene encoding uncharacterized protein isoform X2, coding for MVHAAKARSDLTAEELADLVSVCPVTWQNDDQGNPVGTWTTLPYSVVREVKKAIREFGLTSTFVRGLIEGMGAGYSLIPEDWKTLLRMMLSPSQYVIWLSEYRQMAERQAQVYREQGIIYEHLAGEGQFATIEMQSQLPQAVFPIISTCAQHAFKKVPDSGKPTKSFVSIRQGALESFLDFTNRLQEDTDFWLPGEVCAIPTQVMGPLPAGFVGLVLPRSHAGKRGFFVIPGVIDADYTGIIKVQVWTHLPQSLPRGRSIAQLILVPYQVPAAEDRTRGGGGFGSTLSHSPSHSASSPLVALTMSVCPSKPQLILLLNDVPFTGLVDTGADVTVIRDLEWPDRCGFQPGVCDQHLNNMAWHQGLSNPIPEFQLTLEETALPPELTTAGRKRRRRSVPSQPVTWGAVKALVATAQRKLAADQQPETPKTLFVAILAQITANSVMIVCLLCLLFPVGVGSEAPPPLQARRRIRYCSLLMLIFSPSTLAWLIGARPTIFCLARLYPSTHRTRPGLTMSPVRV
- the LOC140914903 gene encoding uncharacterized protein isoform X1, with amino-acid sequence MVHAAKARSDLTAEELADLVSVCPVTWQNDDQGNPVGTWTTLPYSVVREVKKAIREFGLTSTFVRGLIEGMGAGYSLIPEDWKTLLRMMLSPSQYVIWLSEYRQMAERQAQVYREQGIIYEHLAGEGQFATIEMQSQLPQAVFPIISTCAQHAFKKVPDSGKPTKSFVSIRQGALESFLDFTNRLQEDTDFWLPGEVCAIPTQVMGPLPAGFVGLVLPRSHAGKRGFFVIPGVIDADYTGIIKVQVWTHLPQSLPRGRSIAQLILVPYQVPAAEDRTRGGGGFGSTLSHSPSHSASSPLVALTMSVCPSKPQLILLLNDVPFTGLVDTGADVTVIRDLEWPHLLATRHFPYFVAHIRSHTPLPGPLTEGNARADRALRGQDRCGFQPGVCDQHLNNMAWHQGLSNPIPEFQLTLEETALPPELTTAGRKRRRRSVPSQPVTWGAVKALVATAQRKLAADQQPETPKTLFVAILAQITANSVMIVCLLCLLFPVGVGSEAPPPLQARRRIRYCSLLMLIFSPSTLAWLIGARPTIFCLARLYPSTHRTRPGLTMSPVRV